From a single Brassica napus cultivar Da-Ae chromosome C9, Da-Ae, whole genome shotgun sequence genomic region:
- the LOC125592631 gene encoding uncharacterized protein LOC125592631, with protein MATSSAPDIDIVIEETRRTPFTNRIASVRLYHVGKLKFPEYAGNTDPKAHVRAFRLAISRAHLTDNEKEAGYCRFFAENLTGAALEWEELVVRAHISLDDALHRASYFATREEEGAALKEQYSANKNNTTKKPSTPKEPTTKGQHSYAINNSPQKSSTYDLSKYCTFHDRKGHSTEECRAVLRSQNKNTNEEAEEEEEPVTLISNRKTKALTNKRGREIEHESPWGQNSNTTDEIKSQTEGKIRFEISVAIRTLENPDEVTPPPCVTPYNQNTKPPSVKISNFKRKNKMTKTRELLEKPIQKQDIMQTLNRNLSRGQSHYQPALTKRWNFPAHNKGKKRIDFIYGGSKFCNSVNSMKAYQRSAENNVGIREPLSGPDHEITFNEKKPHDDALVIRIDVGGCELSRVMIDTGSSADVLFYEAFKKMGFTKALLKQERTPFIGFEGETAYSLGSIELAVTAGEIRKIVEFIVIDRPAPFNAILGRPWLYSMKAVPSTYHHGLKFPTSKGFETIRGSQNPAS; from the exons ATGGCGACGAGCTCCGCTCCCGATATCGACATTGTCATCGAGGAAACGAGAAGGACCCCATTCACAAACAGAATCGCCAGCGTAAGACTGTATCACGTTGGGAAACTGAAATTCCCCGAATACGCCGGGAACACAGACCCAAAAGCCCATGTGCGAGCTTTCCGTCTAGCAATATCAAGAGCACACCTCACCGACAATGAAAAAGAAGCTGGATACTGCCGTTTCTTCGCCGAGAACCTCACTGGAGCCGCCCTAGAGTG GGAAGAATTGGTGGTACGAGCACATATCTCGTTGGACGACGCCCTACACCGAGCCTCTTATTTCGCCACTCGTGAAGAGGAAGGCGCAGCCTTGAAAGAACAGTATAGTGCGAACAAGAACAACACAACCAAAAAACCTTCTACTCCTAAAGAACCAACCACCAAAGGGCAACATTCCTACGCAATAAATAATTCGCCGCAAAAGTCTTCAACATATGACCTTAGCAAATACTGCACTTTCCATGATCGCAAGGGCCACTCGACCGAAGAATGTCGAGCCGTACTTCGcagtcaaaacaaaaatactaaCGAAGaagccgaagaagaagaagagccagTGACTCTGATATCCAACCGAAAGACCAAAGCCTTAACAAACAAAAGAGGCAGGGAGATCGAACATGAATCACCATGGGGGCAGAACAGCAACACAACCGATGAAATCAAGAGCCAAACCGAAGGAAAAATCCGCTTCGAGATCTCGGTAGCAATCCGCACATTGGAAAATCCCGACGAAGTCACTCCCCCTCCCTGTGTCACTCCATACAACCAAAACACAAAACCTCCTAGTGTAAAAATCTCCAACTTCAAGCGAAagaataaaatgaccaaaactCGCGAGCTGTTGGAGAAACCGATTCAAAAACAAGACATAATGCAGACTCTCAATCGCAATCTGTCTAGGGGACAGAGCCACTACCAACCAGCACTGACTAAGAGGTGGAATTTTCCGGCCCACAACAAGGGCAAAAAACGGATCGACTTCATCTACGGAGGCTCCAAATTCTGCAATTCGGTCAACTCAATGAAAGCATACCAACGGAGTGCAGAAAACAACGTAGGAATTAGAGAGCCCTTGTCAGGTCCCGATCATGAAATCACCTTCAACGAAAAAAAACCGCACGACGACGCTCTTGTGATACGAATCGACGTTGGTGGCTGCGAACTATCCCGAGTAATgatcgacaccggaagctcggccgatGTCCTCTTCTACGAGGCGTTTAAAAAAATGGGATTCACTAAAGCACTCCTAAAGCAAGAGCGAACTCCCTTCATCGGCTTCGAAGGAGAGACCGCCTATTCTCTCGGATCGATCGAGCTCGCGGTAACCGCTGGAGAAATCAGAAAAATCGTAGAATTCATCGTGATAGACCGTCCGGCCCCATTCAACGCAATCCTCGGGAGACCTTGGCTATACAGCATGAAGGCAGTCCCCTCGACATATCACCATGGCCTGAAATTTCCAACCTCAAAAGGATTCGAAACTATCAGAGGAAGCCAGAATCCGGCGTCTTAA